A window from Drosophila subobscura isolate 14011-0131.10 chromosome O, UCBerk_Dsub_1.0, whole genome shotgun sequence encodes these proteins:
- the LOC117897279 gene encoding uncharacterized protein LOC117897279 isoform X2 yields the protein MASQSRSAMQSMREFALYMGPKGLPVEAEEQARQRAMDVPFLTAGQRQLLAEDEEFPLDLRSKMPEFQAKENAGIKCRRKIDGEAGDSGFEVCTATDEAAAAPSIVIHLVCSMLIVPLLT from the coding sequence ATGGCTTCGCAGTCGCGCAGTGCCATGCAATCGATGCGAGAGTTTGCCCTGTACATGGGCCCCAAAGGATTGCCGGTGGAAGCCGAGGAGCAAGCGCGCCAGCGCGCCATGGATGTTCCCTTTCTAACCGCAGGACAACGGCAACTGCTGGCCGAGGATGAAGAGTTTCCCTTGGATCTGCGCAGCAAAATGCCTGAGTTTCAGGCGAAGGAAAATGCTGGCATCAAGTGCCGAAGGAAGATCGATGGGGAAGCTGGGGATTCAGGCTTTGAGGTCTGCACTGCCACAGatgaggctgctgcagctccttcgaTTGTGATTCATTTGGTGTGTTCAATGCTGATTGTCCCGCTGCTAACTTAA
- the LOC117897279 gene encoding uncharacterized protein LOC117897279 isoform X1, with product MLKNSLVSVLIACLISATSLFYVAQAASLRNAQPRLTLSMASQSRSAMQSMREFALYMGPKGLPVEAEEQARQRAMDVPFLTAGQRQLLAEDEEFPLDLRSKMPEFQAKENAGIKCRRKIDGEAGDSGFEVCTATDEAAAAPSIVIHLVCSMLIVPLLT from the exons ATGTTGAAAAATTCTCTTGTCTCTGTGCTTATTGCCTGTCTAATCAGC GCCACATCTTTGTTTTATGTGGCGCAGGCTGCCAGTCTGCGAAATGCTCAGCCACGTCTAACCCTGTCCATGGCTTCGCAGTCGCGCAGTGCCATGCAATCGATGCGAGAGTTTGCCCTGTACATGGGCCCCAAAGGATTGCCGGTGGAAGCCGAGGAGCAAGCGCGCCAGCGCGCCATGGATGTTCCCTTTCTAACCGCAGGACAACGGCAACTGCTGGCCGAGGATGAAGAGTTTCCCTTGGATCTGCGCAGCAAAATGCCTGAGTTTCAGGCGAAGGAAAATGCTGGCATCAAGTGCCGAAGGAAGATCGATGGGGAAGCTGGGGATTCAGGCTTTGAGGTCTGCACTGCCACAGatgaggctgctgcagctccttcgaTTGTGATTCATTTGGTGTGTTCAATGCTGATTGTCCCGCTGCTAACTTAA
- the LOC117898148 gene encoding uncharacterized protein LOC117898148, with the protein MWVHFLVCLALGGLSVMPLLVHAMPLAATELSLPTKGTAATEDPDGEDMQKATDSSGFEEQEQEQDMQVAADSSGNGKEEQELDMQMAADNSGYGRLEREREKSKLRMFPKIHRTALAAHGGQSLHTKDLLNFWVKEKPHKATQAAPKNEDDAELELRAGKGKGGGAAATAAGKAGTEMTISLPNVVTDHMGNWVFNPWGVTFGRVWEDTRFAFQGKHWLPWIMQDYYIKGDYRQEKLHGTVCQGKSTIYNYPKIYNWFPHYIDGNKRNHRNILLNLRREIYTDGRTESCHVKELDDWYAYQQCTILRNMRMDYLVPNYPLHRWYKP; encoded by the exons ATGTGGGTACATTTTCTAGTGTGTCTGGCCCTGGGTGGCTTGAGC GTGATGCCTTTGCTGGTGCATGCCATGCCGCTGGCCGCCACTGAACTGTCACTGCCAACAAAGGGCACAGCTGCAACTGAAGATCCTGATGGGGAGGACATGCAGAAGGCAACTGATAGCTCTGGCTTTGaagaacaggaacaggagcaggacatGCAAGTGGCAGCAGATAGTTCTGGCAATGGAAAAGAGGAACAGGAACTGGAcatgcaaatggcagcagaTAATTCCGGCTATGGCAGGCTGGAAAGGGAGCGAGAGAAGAGCAAACTTCGCATGTTTCCCAAGATCCATCGCACCGCTCTAGCAGCACACGGCGGACAGTCGCTGCACACCAAGGATCTGCTCAACTTTTGGGTCAAAGAAAAACCCCACAAAGCCACTCAGGCAGCGCCAAAGAACGAAGATGATGCTGAGCTGGAACTACGAGCTGGTAAaggaaaaggaggaggagctgcggccacagctgctggcaaAGCTGGCACCGAGATGACCATATCCCTGCCGAATGTTGTCACCGATCACATGGGCAATTGGGTCTTCAACCCCTGGGGCGTCACCTTTGGGCGTGTGTGGGAGGACACGCGCTTCGCGTTTCAGGGCAAGCACTGGCTGCCGTGGATCATGCAGGACTACTACATCAAGGGCGACTATCGGCAGGAGAAGCTGCACGGCACCGTGTGCCAGGGCAAGTCGACCATCTACAACTATCCCAAAATCTACAACTGGTTTCCGCACTACATTGACGGCAACAAGCGCAATCATCGCAACATTCTGCTGAATCTGCGCAGGGAGATCTACACGGATGGCCGCACAGAGTCCTGCCACGTGAAGGAACTGGACGACTGGTACGCCTATCAGCAGTGCACCATACTGAGGAACATGCGCATGGATTACTTGGTGCCCAATTATCCACTGCATCGTTGGTATAAACCCTGA
- the LOC117898147 gene encoding nucleolin-like — translation MYKISVVVFLCLCCFITTKPLHRNGHTNMSHTLVSGNQSARFVDDYDLGLSDQSKDSISAGRGIRLFQYPPMQNEQTAKREDTTTKPKKAQTKRLTRSTATPPSTAATKNFVQLWGLSVEDEKLKPRARDVVDAQAEERPAGDGLEAEQEESDEDNEEAADRDEDAPREEALTEDVKLVPRITAAEPELRPEKETQREDDVERDDTEEDDNVIGGLDKSGNEDAARDDADVLGFKSLMTPKSLVGEEVQARQEDEVTYANNWQDTRREEWRSALARAGIMSNPLSDYYPSNTKNLSTVCILKSSIVNFPKVFKWLHKMILNITYHQRPVFTELRRELYDFGKSEMCHTTDMTDWEKYQLCALMRNQRMEYMIPHYPLHQVGYRLLFKAKRD, via the exons ATGTACAAGATAAGCGTCGTGGTTttcctgtgcctgtgctgCTTCATCACT ACAAAACCTCTGCACCGCAATGGGCACACAAATATGTCCCACACTTTGGTGTCTGGCAATCAAAGTGCGCGATTTGTGGACGATTATGATCTGGGTTTGAGCGATCAGTCGAAGGATTCGATAAGTGCCGGTCGCGGCATTCGACTCTTCCAATATCCACCCATGCAAAATGAGCAAACGGCCAAGCGGGAGGACACGACCACGAAGCCAAAGAAGGCGCAGACCAAGAGGCTAACCAGGAGCACTGCAACTCCACCGAGCACCGCTGCCACCAAGAACTTTGTACAGCTCTGGGGACTGTCCGTGGAAGATGAAAAACTCAAGCCCAGAGCCAGGGATGTGGTCGATGCTCAAGCTGAGGAGAGGCCAGCTGGCGATGGGCTTGAGGCGGAACAGGAAGAGAGCGACGAGGACAACGAGGAGGCAGCCGACAGAGATGAGGATGCACCCAGAGAAGAAGCATTAACCGAAGATGTAAAGCTAGTGCCGAGGAttacagcagcagagccagagcttaggccagaaaaagaaacgcaaAGGGAAGACGACGTGGAACGTGATGACACTGAGGAGGATGACAATGTAATCGGCGGACTGGATAAATCAGGCAATGAAGACGCGGCCAGAGACGATGCTGATGTGCTTGGCTTCAAGAGCCTCATGACACCGAAGTCACTCGTGGGCGAGGAGGTGCAGGCCAGACAGGAGGATGAAGTCACTTATGCCAACAACTGGCAGGACACGCGCAGGGAGGAGTGGCGCAGTGCGCTGGCCCGTGCCGGCATCATGTCCAATCCGCTCTCCGACTACTATCCTTCGAACACGAAGAACCTCAGCACGGTCTGCATCCTCAAGTCATCGATTGTGAACTTCCCCAAGGTGTTCAAGTGGCTGCACAAGATGATCCTGAATATCACGTACCATCAGCGGCCAGTCTTCACCGAGCTGCGGCGCGAGCTCTACGACTTCGGCAAGTCCGAGATGTGCCACACAACCGACATGACCGATTGGGAAAAGTATCAGCTCTGCGCCCTTATGCGCAATCAGCGCATGGAGTACATGATTCCACACTATCCGCTCCACCAAGTTGGCTATCGACTGCTCTTCAAGGCCAAGAGGGATTAG
- the LOC117899410 gene encoding uncharacterized protein LOC117899410, translating to MDTRFHFKYQSRQPRLRVESNPAVNYYPDSKQMSTVCRDKSTIIGTDRVTNYLKEHIYQKPHGRRILYNQLRANDTLHTMLMFCHMPTVIPVRAFLDCMIMRHMMMESMVPKYPYHQKQSKL from the coding sequence ATGGACACGCGCTTTCACTTCAAGTACCAGAGTCGACAGCCGCGACTCCGCGTCGAGTCGAATCCCGCTGTGAACTACTATCCCGATAGTAAGCAGATGAGCACCGTGTGCAGGGACAAGTCCACCATTATAGGCACGGATAGAGTGACAAATTACCTGAAGGAACACATCTACCAGAAGCCACACGGCAGGAGGATCCTGTACAATCAGCTTCGAGCAAATGACACTCTGCATACGATGCTGATGTTCTGCCACATGCCCACAGTTATTCCGGTGAGAGCATTCCTCGATTGCATGATAATGCGACACATGATGATGGAGTCCATGGTGCCCAAATATCCCTACCATCAGAAGCAATCAAAGCTGTAG
- the LOC117896773 gene encoding uncharacterized protein LOC117896773: MPFMSLRQSNVCLVSALCIGSLISIISAAPILPSFTDPHHPTTKSPLWRFSPQTMPDDEWIPTGSTFYANSVTKAPPRSAFAAYINSNRTKFVEPITLKVWPSHIDRVKLEPFWSTIFERNGERLTTAIHPSLWVRQPNISRNSELVLVPRPTTKVQRPLGSSTPIGSSSPSAPKSDPDVPSDEAETKPARRRSKKRFRGRATPPLSSVHPGVKFKAPETQEIGVTPAMRNPDLVLVGLPSIKDSQETSQSEDAEVEAVRQTRKMRLRGRKHSRRKQRRRKPVTKGNLSKPQLKRKMSMPLELTLPLKYLLRDGGKTTLDFFVHTDPPVWRDTRYHFQQLSQQPRLRIESNPMVEYYPDEAQMDEVCRDESTIIGTDIVTSYIKPHIYQKPYTKRILYTKFRDTWGMADILMFCHHPENVPVLKFLKCAIMRHKMMESMLPKYPYHQVQT; this comes from the exons ATGCCTTTCATGTCGTTACGACAATCAAATGTTTGCTTGGTCTCTGCCCTGTGCATCGGCAGCCTGATCAGC ATCATCAGCGCTGCTCCCATTCTTCCATCCTTCACTGATCCTCACCATCCGACTACAAAGTCGCCCCTCTGGCGTTTCAGTCCACAAACAATGCCGGACGATGAGTGGATACCCACAGGTTCCACTTTTTATGCAAACAGCGTTACGAAAGCCCCGCCAAGAAGTGCCTTTGCGGCATACATTAACTCAAATCGCACAAAGTTTGTGGAGCCAATCACGCTGAAGGTGTGGCCCTCACACATCGATCGTGTCAAGCTGGAGCCCTTTTGGAGCACAATCTTTGAGAGAAATGGAGAAAGGCTTACGACTGCCATACATCCGAGCCTTTGGGTTAGGCAGCCAAACATCTCGAGAAATTCGGAGCTTGTGCTGGTTCCTCGCCCGACCACAAAGGTGCAAAGACCATTAGGTTCCAGTACCCCCATAGGTTCAAGTAGTCCATCAGCACCCAAGTCTGATCCTGATGTTCCAAGCGATGAAGCTGAAACCAAGCCAGCCAGAAGGCGGAGTAAAAAGCGTTTCCGTGGCAGGGCTACGCCTCCTTTGAGCTCAGTCCATCCAGGCGTTAAGTTTAAGGCTCCCGAGACACAGGAAATCGGAGTAACTCCAGCAATGAGGAATCCAGACCTAGTGCTGGTGGGTCTGCCTTCGATTAAAGACTCTCAAGAGACTTCCCAGTCGGAAGATGCCGAAGTCGAAGCTGTAAGACAAACGAGAAAAATGCGCTTGCGCGGCAGAAAGCATTCCAGGAGAAAGCAAAGGAGAAGAAAGCCGGTCACAAAGGGAAACTTAAGCAAACCTCAGCTAAAACGGAAAATGTCAATGCCCCTGGAGCTGACACTGCCGTTGAAGTACCTCCTGAGGGATGGAGGGAAGACCACGCTGGACTTTTTCGTGCACACCGATCCACCGGTGTGGCGGGACACGCGCTACCATTTCCAGCAGCTGAGTCAACAGCCACGACTGCGCATAGAGTCGAACCCCATGGTGGAATACTATCCCGATGAGGCGCAGATGGATGAGGTGTGCAGGGACGAGTCCACCATTATTGGCACGGACATCGTGACGAGCTACATCAAGCCGCACATCTACCAGAAGCCCTACACCAAGAGGATCCTTTATACCAAATTTCGCGACACTTGGGGCATGGCTGACATTTTAATGTTCTGCCACCACCCGGAAAATGTTCCAGTCCTGAAGTTCCTGAAATGTGCCATCATGCGGCACAAGATGATGGAGTCCATGCTGCCCAAGTATCCCTACCACCAGGTGCAAACGTAG